gctgATAGCTTCATTTATTTCCCAAGGTACTAAGATCTCATTTCTGGTTATAGGGGAAAGAAGTTTATTCAACTTAGAGCTGTGTTATGATTAGGAGAGccaaagaaaggaacagagcagAACACCTCCCACCACTTAGCAACTGAGTAGAATGTGTGTGCTGTTTGGCACAAACCCTTCTACTTGAGGACTAGGCTCTCTGAGTTCTGTGGGAATCTGTGTGTGACAGGTTCCCAGGTACTTGGGAAAATAATCTCTTGATTTGTTTGAATAACCTCAGAAGGGTAACTGAAGCTCTAGAAACGATAAGTGTTCTCTAAATGATACTCTTTTCTAACCCACAAAGTCCTCCAGGCCCCCTGTGAGAGAACTTGTCAGGGTCAGGGCAGGTCCCAGCTCTGCAGGAGCTGATGGAGTTATACCTAGTCCCACCCTCCCTCCAACAGGGCCTGATGGAGTTATACCTAGTCCCACCCTCCCTCCAACAGGGCCTTTGGTTATGAATTCCTGTTTCTGTTGGGATGCACACCCAAACCTCTTTGGTCTGTGGCTTCCCCCAACCCTAACAGTCAAAGCCAGAGTGCTCTGCTGGGTCCAGGTGTAGAGCCCCTCCTCAGTGCTCCAGACCCAGGGTTACTCCTGTGTTCAAGCTGTGCTGGCAAAAATATCCTCTTCTCATCCCACGTGCCAGGGCCTGCCCTTTTCTCGGGTAATGGCTCAAACGCTACTCCATGGACAGGAGCCCGGCTTTGTGTTGATCTCTCTTCTGAAAACTGGCTCCCCAGATACCTTAGCCTCATTCTCTGCTTTAGATTTGGCAGCTTTTCTCTCACTCTGGTTTTGGATGCCCTTAAAGCCTGAAGTGACCCTTTCCTTTTTGCTTTACTAGAAAGATGGGTTTGAACTCAAGTGGTCCCACGTATGAATCTTAGCTATGTAACTCTGGGTAAGCCACCTGGTAACTTTTTGTTTATGAGCCAGTTtcagcatctgtaaaatggttagAAAGTTGATATTAAGATTACGTGAGAATATGTGGAAGTTTGTGctcacatcattttaaaaaaatgagtcccTTCTTTCCCATCTCTGTAACATGCTAATAGCTCTTTGCAGGAAGTGGGTTCTTCCTGAATGATGCTGGTGCACTTTGGACCACCACATGTCAGCCAGCATGTGGCAGTCCAGTCTGTGGAGATCATCGGATGCCTTATTAGCTGAGGCCTCAAGTGATCTTGTTCATCCTTAGGGGTGGGAGGTAGGGTGGTAAGTCAAGTCTGCTGAattaagaaatttctttaatGCTACTAAAGttcatggaatggaatggaatagctCATACACTTTTATGATCCACAGAAGCCCTGACCTGCAAAGACACATGAGCTACTTCACCCCAGTCCCTAAGCCCAAGGTTTCTAAGCCCTCCATGGTATCTGCCCCTGTGCCCCTGGTCCAGTCTGGGAAGTCCAGTGTCAGCCAGAGGCTCCCAGGGATAGTAGGTAGGAGGGGCTCCTAACAGTGACTGCACGTGAATTCCAAGGCCAGGTTTTGAGGACACAAGGGCCACCTCAACCACTGAAGAAAAGGACTGACcacagaggggagaagaggaaaggcCTTGCCAGATAGTACCCTGTAACTTGTATCAGAATTTTGAGTGCAAATTTATTGAGGAAAGACGACAGTGGGCTATGGCTCAGTGCAGCACAGGACTCCGCACCAACAGAACAGCACATTCCTGCCCAGACCCCAGAGAGCCACGGCTCTGAAAATGCTGAGCCTGGCTGCTCGGCCCTGGCCAAAGCAAGAGCCTGCCCAGTAAGGCTGCTCTTGGATTTGGGAAACCGTTCTCAAGTTCCAGAAGAAAGTCCTGCCCATTAAACTAGCATCCTCTGCTGAAGCCAGGATACATATGAGGAAGCAGGCACTTACAAGCAGCTTAGCTGTTTATTTAGTCAGTAGAAAAATGACTTTACAGGTTTGCGGTACATTAAGGGAGACGGGGCCCCACCCCCATGCTAGAACACTCCAGTCCAGTCCAGTGCCTGACACGTGGTCTGCAGATGTGCATATGGGCACATGAGCTATCTGGACGCGCCAGAGCATCTCCTAAGTGTGCTGCCCCCGTGGGGGGCACCGATTTCATGCCCAGCAGCTGGGCCTGACAAGAAGAATCTGAGGAGTCAAGCCCTAGAAGCGGCCCAGCACAGTGGCTAACAGAGCCATGCGAATGTACATGCCATTCTCGGCCTGGCGGAAGTAGGCTGCTCGGGGGTCTGAGTCCACCTCCACACTGCAAAAGAAGGACAATGGTTAGCACACAGCCCACAAGATGGACTGTCTTAGACCAGGTGCCCACCCCCAGTGTAGCCTCAATTCTAAAGTCATGTCACCTGATCTCATTGACTCGAGGCATTGGGTGCATCACCACCATCTTCTTCTTGGCCCGTGTCATGATGTGGGGAGTGAGGATGAACTGGCCAAAGCACTGTGAGGCAGACAGGGGCCCTGTCAGTGTCTCAGGGCTGGGGTGGCTGTGTCACCATAAGCCTGGATTCCTCCAGGATCCCTTCCACAGCCACACATGGTTATCACAACCAAGAGGCCTGATCAAGCTCCCAGCCGTCCCATCCACTAATTTAGATGCCTCGAAGCTCCAGCCCCGGCCTCCCCCCAACCGCGGCACTCACAGCTTCATACTCCTGGCTAGACTCAAAGCGTTCCTTCTGGATTCGAGTCATGTAGAGCACATCAGTGTCGGGCAGGGCTTCCTCGATGCTCTCAAATTCCTCCTGGAGGGTGAGGCAGAACCAGAGTGAATGCAGTGCCAGGCTCTCACTGCCCAAACCATGTCCCTCATGGCCTCCTGGGCTCACCTGCTTGGTGCCACGGGCCGCCACAAAGGCCCGCACATTGGATGGCATGCGCAGGCTGGGAGGGGCCACATAACGCAGGCTGACACGGTACTGGGTGAGCAGGCAGGCCAGAGAATGCACTGTGCGTCCATGCTTCAGGTCCCCCACCATTGTGATCTAGGGGAGGAAGCCAATCACCAAGAGGGCCCTCAGATCAAGCACCTGCCCTCCCGCTTCAAAGCTTTCAGTCTCAGGACCAGGAATATAGGCCCCCTTGCTGCATGCAGCATTCTTTGGAGCAGAGAAAGTACTTCCCAGCTGCCTCACTCTCCAGACCTACCCCTGGCAGGCCTCTAACCCTGCCCCACTACCCTCACCGTCATGCCATTGACAGTCCCAAGCTCCTCCCGGATGGTGAAGATGTCCAGCAGGGCCTGGGTGGGATGCTCTCCAACCCCATCCCCAGCATTGATCACTGGCCTCCGGCAGTGCTTGGCTGCCAGCTGTAAACATGAGAACAAGAAAGGAGAACCTTGTCTTCTGCATCTCAATGGCCCCCGCTCCTTGCCCAAGCCCCACTCTTCCTGGGTCCCCTTCCCTGTCTGGCCCAGAGACTTGCAGTCATGTCCCTAGATCCATCCTCATGAACCCTGTTCCAGTGTGTAGCTGGCCTCACCTCCACTGCTCCAGGCTGGGGATGCCGAAGCACGACGACGTCGGCATAGCAGCTCATGGTCTGCACTGAGTCAGCCAGGGATTCACCCTTCTGGACCGAAGATGTGGCTTCTGAGAAGCTGAGCACAGCGCCCCCCAGCCGGGCCATGGCTGCAGCAAAGGAGCTGCTGGTGCGCGTGCTCACCTCGTAGAACATGGAGGCCATTACCTTCCCCTGGCGGGAGGGCAAGACTCAAAGTGAACATGGGTGTGTTCATCCTGGGGAAAGCACAGGCTGGTGCTTGCTTCCCCCACTTACACAGGAGGGAATCCCTCCCTTCAAACCTCCTCGTGACCTGTCCTAGCCTTGACATTTCCATCAGTGTCACGCTGAGCtaaaggctccacctccaaataaaccactactaggtatttgaaTGAGATACTCTCATTTTCTGGGGATGAAGGAAACACCCCAGTTCTATCCCGTGAATACATATGCATAGACCAAATGACCAGATCAGGCTGATACACTGGCTCTCAGGGCCTTGTAAGTCAGCTAAATACTCAGAGGGCAGACATGGGGGCTAAGGGGTGCCTAGGGTAACAGAACCTTCCAGAGTAGAGAAAGCTAAGTAACACATTGTAGAGCATTTAGATTTACATGAAGGGATCTACTGCAGAAGAGGGAGATCCCTGCTGACAGGATCCTGGACCCATAACCCACAGCCCTGACCCTGACCTTGAGTATGTCGAGGCTTCGCTCCTTCTGTACCATCATACGCAGCGTGTGTGCCACATTGAACAGGTGAGACATCTAAGAAAGATCCTCAAAATCAGCTGGAAAGGCAGTGGCCCTCAGAGGTCCTACACCAACTTTTCAGATTCTCAAAGCTCTGGGTggccccatcctccctcccccaggcacCTGATCCTTGGTGAATTGCTGGACAGACAGGATATGTTGACCCACTAATGAGTGCAGCAGGGGTGAGGTCTGGGGGTGCAGCAGGCCAGGGGTCCCCAGGTTCTGGGGTGACGCCTGTCTAGGTACTGGTGGTGGAGGGTAGCAGGTGCCATCAAGAGTTCCCATCAGCTCTGCAGTGAGGGACGGGGCAGAAGAGGTGGGTCAGAGGGTTCCTCCTACACAGGCCAGATGAGACAGGTCCCCAAGGTGAACGTGTGTTTCAGGGGAGTCTCACCTGGCTCAGCTGCCTTCCGAGACGACTTTTCCTTTGGCTCCTCAGCTACAAACGGAAACAGGAAAGATGTAAGTCTGTAACTAAGGTCTGTGAAGAGCCCCCATTTCCCCACACTCTGGATCACAGCGTCTGTGTTAAACCAACTCACACAACAGTAGCTATAGCAGGTTAGGGGAAAACAAGAAGGACCAGCAGCCCCGGGGACACACAAGTGATTTCCCATGGGGGCTGCTCTGTGTGGGCAATGGtgccctcccagggcccccccaGGTGGCCGGGGGATCCTAGGCAAGGGGAACGGCCAGGCTCACACCAACCAACAACCTGGATTTACCCCACGTTCTGCTGCCCCGTGGGATCCCAGCTCCCGGGCGGAGGAACACAGCTGCCCACAACAAGAAAGGGCCGTAAGAAGAAGCTGTGGGGTGCCTACCTCACTCTGGGCAGACTGCTTTAGGCAAAGGAGGGTACAGAGGATCAGACTAGGATGAGGGGATGGCAGGAAGAACACAGTAAGTGAACAAAAGTGACCCCAGTCTATCAAGGACACTGCGGGGGAAGAGGAGCCTGTCTCTACACGTCTCTAAGTCCAAGTGGCCCCATCCTCCACATCATAGGATCTCTGTCTTACCTGGCAGACCTGGATCAGAGGCTCGGTGAATTCGGGGTGGCAGGTGGAAGCGGCCATCAGGAAGCCCTGGAACTGCCCGACGGGGCCTCTCAGGTGTCTGGAGAGAGAGGCCTAGTGTTTTGATATGTACTGACCCAACTCTCAAGTTCAATCCCTTAAGAAATGCCAAACTGCTCACTGTCCGTGGTGAGGATGGACTGGATCCCATTCTCCATAACATCCCCTCAGGCCCATCCTTCTGCTACGCTGCCCTTGATGGAGGGAGACAACCTAACCTTTCAGAGGTGTGTGCTAGCCCCATGACAGGCCTCTAGATGAATCCATCCCTGGTTGGGTACCTGTGTTTCAATCCCTGGTTGGCTTAATGGGTTACCTGTTTCCCCTGGGTAGGTAACTTCCTAAATTGAGAGCTTATTCTATGTTTTGCAACAAAGAGGTAGGTGGTGGAAATTTTAAGTGTCAAGCGCAGAGCCTTCCACCCCCTAAATCACCAATGAAAACATCTGTGCTGCTAGCCAGGTACCTGGCTGCATCCCCCAACACACCCACCCTGATCCCGGAGCACTGTGGATACCGTGGTGATCTCACTGgcggcaggggctgggggtgccaGCTGGGGAACAGTTCCCTGAGGCCACTTGCGGACATCCTGTCCATAGCCCGGGGGCACCAGGACCtgcaggcagagggcaggggcatGAGAATGAGCAGGGGGCAAAGAGCTAGCCTGAGGCCTCACAGGAGTGCAAACCATCAAAGAGGTAAAGCGTCTCAAGGGACCCTTGCTTACCCACAGAGAAGTGCTGGGGCAGCAGGACAATGGCACACAGGAAATTATGACTGGGATGGGGCTTGGGCCACACACATACCTGCCCATCGATATAGGCCACCTCTCCTCGGAGGACCACACGGCGGACGGTGCCCTTCACCTTCTGCCCTTCAAAGGGTGTCCAGTGCGCCTTGGAGAAGGGCATGTGGCCAGGGATGGTCCATTCGTGCTCCAGATCCACCTGCCCAGAGTGACGGGATACATGAGGGTAGGGTCACACCACGGGACAGCTacaggctgcagagctgcccaccccaccccaggcccactTGCCCACACCTCCACATAGGTGTCCTCCTGCGGGGGCAGGTGGAAGATCCGGCGGGGATTGTGGTGCAGCCGCTGCAGCAGGTCATCCAGACTCAGCCGGCCCTCACTGACTGCCGTCAGCAGCAGTGGCAGCATGGTTTCCAGCCCTGGGAAGCCAGGGGGAGGCCGGGGCCCACACTTCTCCTCCAAGGTGTGAGGGGCTGGGAGCGAAGAGAACAGTACCCTCAGGCCCAATCATCTCCACGTCTGGGAAGTCACACAGGCCACTGGGACTGGGACTGCACTGACTTACTGGCCCCGATGCTAACCTCTTCTGCTTATAAGGAAAACAGGTAAACCAGGACAGCTGCCATCTTTTGGGGACCATACCTTTTACCTGCCTTctctcatttataattttactcATTTGCTTGTCAGTTCCTTCAGGGAGTACTTACCGCGCACCCATCACAGCCCAAGTGCTATGCTACACAGATCAAGTCCCAGCCCCCAGAGTCCAGAGGCCCTGAGCTGGAGGATGAGCCCTGCTGGGCAGAGAGGTACACTACGGGGCCCTCTCACCATGGTCTGAGGCGAAGCAGTCGATGACAGCCATGTTCTCCCATAGGGCCTCCACGTCCTGGCGGGACCCAAGCTCGGGCCGGAcctcccccttccctggcccCAAGCGTTCCAGGTCATCGCAGCTCAGAAATAGATGGTGGGGTGCCACCTCACAAGTCACTGGCAGCCCCCGTGCCTTTGCAGCTTTAATCAGCAGGATCTGGGGGGAAAGTGGGGAGATCTGAGGAGGCCTCCCTCATGCCCTACCCTACAGAGCCCCTGCATCTGACACCCCCTCTAGGAAAGTTATGGGGCAGACATGTTTGAGGGGGCTAGTTCCATGCTCCCCAACCCCTGGTCCCCAAAAGGAGTTGCCTGACCTCTTGGTATTACTGGGAAAGCAGAAGGGGCACCGGACCTCTGAAGTACTCTCACCTCCTCCTTCCGAGCCACGTGACATATGTGTACTGATCTCTGGGTCAGTTGGGCCACCATGAGGATGGCAGCGACATTCTGCCTCTCTGCGTGGGCCACGATGGGGAGGTGGGATGGCCATGTCTCAAAGTGCTGGGGACAGAAAGAATTTGTCAGGGAGCATGCAGAACCTTTAATTATCTAAGGTCATcagagcccagcccagagccctcaCAGAGCTCTTGACACTTCACTGATGTTAGCCTCTGATGTGCGCTCCTCAAGCTAAGAGGCAAAGTTTGGTTGCCCCCTCCCACCGGCCCACTCCCTACCTCCATCCACTGGGCCACATTGTCCAACCGAAGCTCAGAGAAGGTCTCGTTGAGGTAGAGCTTTAACCCAGCAGCAGACCCAGCCACAGCACCCAGGGTCCCTGCATTTTCTGACGAGGCTCCGAGAAATAAGGTAAAGTCACAGCGGGCACCAGCTTCTGCCAGCTGAAGGGGATACATATGAGATAAGGCCCATTGACATCCATGCCAGGGCCCCCAGACttctgggaggggcagagggaggaagggtcTGAGAGGCAGGTAGGGACACATCTGGGTCACCATGAAGCAGGAGTGCCAGCGCTCACCTtctgggccagggccagggctggtGCATCAATGATGGGGGGCCGGGTGTTTGGCATGGCGCATACCATAGTAATGCCCCCAGCCAGGGCAGCAGCCGTGCCTGAGGCAAAGTCCTCCTTGTGTGTGCCTCCTGGTTCCCGAAGGTGCACATGGATGTCAATTAATCCTGGAAGAACATGGATATGGCAAGATTAGAGGACAGTTCAGAGACACAAAGGACACCAAAGACTTGAACTGGGGTGGCAGGAAAATCAGCAGCTGAAATGAGTGGAGAGGTGGTGATCTTTCTCAGTCAAGGGTATGGCAGATGGTGGGAGAAAAGAGCTCAAAAAGAAAGATTCTGGCCCTCAGGCTCTATGCCGTCCAGGCAGGGTGTGGACCCCACAGCCAGGATCTGTGCCAACTGCTACCAGAGTGCAAAAGCCAGGTTCTCCCAAAATATACACTTACCAGGTAGTCGCACGAGCTTTTGGGAGGTCATACAGTCAACGTGCACCTTCAAAGGAGGGGCTGGCCCAATCTGGCCTAGTGcctgcaaatgaaaaccacagctCTGATTTAAGGGCATCCTGGGAGTCGTAGGTAGTGACTGGGTTTTCCCATAAACCAGGCTCTACTTCTCTCCATCCACCTTCCCTCTCTCTGCAGCCAAATGCCTGCTTATTACCATAACTACTTCATCCTGAGATTTCCTAGCCCCATGACACACTCACTTCTCCCACCTGCCCCACTAACACTGGCTGTTGCCCTCCCAAGCACCCAGGCCCCAGTCACCTCCACAAACAGTTTGGTGCACTTGATATCAATGATGAGGGGCACGGAGAAGTCAGCAGCCAGGCGCCGGGTACGGTAGCCCTTGGTGACGAAGGAAGAAAGACGCCGGCCCCCAGCCCCACGCATCGATAGGTTTATCACTAGTTCAAAGTGATTCTCAGCCAGCTGCTCCAAGATGCTTCGCTGTGGTGGGCACTCACCATCCACTGCCTCCTCAAAGTGCCAGTCCACAGCTGTTACCTATGCCCCAGAGACATGGTCAAGGGCTAACCTGAGCCTGGCAGGAATCATAAAGGACAGCCTAAAGGGATCACAGGTGGCCCAGGAACCCATGAGGAGGAGACTGAGGATCCACGGGGTGGGGACCAGGGCTGGCTCTCTCTGCTCCCAGCAAAGTATATTTCCTGACAGGAAAGACATCTACTCAATGGTTACCAAAGGGCTCTGTGCAGTATGAGCCTGCACTTGTATGTATAGAAATACTCCCCTGGAAAGAAACACATCAGGATGTTAACAGTGGTAAAGAAACCATAAGACACTTTTTCCCTTGCTTCTCTATACATTCCATTTGCCCTACATGGAACACACAGGACTTGTACAACAATAAAAGCTGGGAAACAGAGATAATTCTCTGGTACAACGCGGGGTAGGCTGCAGGAACCCCTGTACCTTGACGCCGTGCTCCGTATAGAAGTCAGCAGTGCCCAGACTGGCGTAAAGGCTGTAGCCAAGGCTCTCCAGCAGCCGCACGGTTGGGAGCAGCTCACTTTTGTTCTGAACCAAGCAGAAGGAGGATGAGGTTGTGTGTCTCCTGACTTCCCCTTCAAGGACAGCCACGGCTCAGAGAGCCAaggccacctgcccccacctctctGGGCAGCACCCATTCCCCCCCTCCCAGAGTCAGTACCTTATAGCTGCCAATGGTCAGCAAGATGTTCTTCTTGGGGATCTTAAAGCCAGTGCTTAGCATGGCCTTGAGGTATGCCTCGCAGCGGCTCTCCCCAAAGCCAGCCACTTCCCCGGTACTGGTCATTTCCACACCCAACACCACATCAGCACCCGCCAGACGGGAAAACGAGAACTGAGGGACCTGAGGGAGCAGGACGAGAGAGGCCATGGCAGGAGGGGACCACCTCTCCTTGCCCCTTCCCTTTGGTCTtatccaaatggcaagattagcCTTCTCTGCAGCTGCTGTGCCTGTGCACTACATTGGTCAGTCTCCTGTTTATTACCACTCGGTTTCCACTCACCTATTCCTTTCCACAAGGCCTATTCGTAGGCCTTGGAACACTTCCTCAACAAGCTCTGTAAATCAAATGTCCTGACTGTCCTTCAGGACTCAATTCAGGTACCACCTCTCCTCCTAGGCCTTCCCAGGTCACCCCTTTTGGAAGGGGCATCTCTTGTTTGTAAACTCCTTCAGCATTTTATTCTCGTCTCTACCATGTAGATTTATCACAGACTGATACAGAAGCAGTTTTTGGACCCAATTTCCCTTGCCTCCCATTACTAGAGCGTGAGCTCCTCAgggacaaataccatatcatcGCCTTTACGGATGGCCCGGTGATGCAGTGCCCACAAGAGTTGCTTGGTTTGTGCTTGTGCTATGTATGAGTGAACCCTCACCTACTGTCTCCCTTGGCTTCTATAGCTAACCTCCAGGTTTTAGTTCTCCATACCTTCACCCCCACGACTCCGGAGCCAGTCATGAGCCCCACAGGTTCCACTTCTTCCCCCATGATGACCCGGGTGGCCAGTGCTACTAGGTCCACACCAAGTGTCTTGGAGACGAAAGGGAAGGAGCGAGAGACACGCACGTTGCATTCGATGACTTTCAGTTGGTCAtcctggggcagagagggagtgGTCAGTCCTTGCACAGGCTGGGCTTGCTGACATTACTCCTCTGACCTACCGCTCTGGGGGTCAGCAATCGGGAACAGGGGTCAGGGTGACAGACTGTCACAAACCCCGACAACACTGTGGGCTCTATCTAGCAAGGCCCCCTTTCCTGCCACTTTCAGACCTACTCCAATGAAGGCAGGAGATGGGCTGCTTACTGGCAGCGTGGCTCCACAGAATAAGGAGGTGCTAAGATCCTTTAGTCCCCTCCTTTAGCCCCCTCTTTCTACCTTGGCAATGAGCTGAAGATTGAAGGGTCCTGTGACCTGCAGCTCCTGGCCCACAGCATGCACGATGGCTTTAATCCGCTCCAGGGTTTTGGCAGTGATGTCTTGAGGTGGGGTCACCAGTGTGGCATCACCTGAATGTACACCTGCATTCTCCACATGCTCAGAGATGGCAATGGCTGCCACCACACCATCACGGGCCACAGCATCCACGTCAATCTCCTAGTGGGGATGTAAGGGCAATGTGCTCCAGAGCAGGGGCCAATTTCTTCTTCCACTTGCCCCAGGGAGCTCCCTTCCTTTAAGAGCCTTGGTACAAGCCATCCTTCCCAGTCCGCTGTGCCCATAAAGTGCTGTAGGGCTAGAGGGGGGGAGTCTCCACCCAGGCTGGAGAGCCTGTCCTCAGAGACTTCTTGTCTGCAGCCCTACCTTGGCCTCCTGGATGAACTTAGAGATGACCACAGGGTGCTCCTTAGAGACGGCTGCCGCACTGCTCAGGAAACGCTCCAGGTCCCCATCGGTGTAGGCCACATTCATAGCAGCGCCGCTTAGCACATAGGAGGGGCGCACAACGCAGGGGTACCCCACTGTCTGGCAGAACTGGCGAGCAGACTAAGGGTGCAGCT
This region of Vulpes vulpes isolate BD-2025 chromosome 8, VulVul3, whole genome shotgun sequence genomic DNA includes:
- the CAD gene encoding multifunctional protein CAD isoform X3 yields the protein MVGYPEALTDPSYKAQILVLTYPLIGNYGIPTDEVDEFGLSKWFESSGIHVAGLVVGECCPTPSHWSATRTLHQWLQQHGIPGLQGVDTRELTKKLREQGSLLGKLVQDGTEPSALPFLDPNARPLVPEVSIKAPRVFNAGGTPRILALDCGLKYNQIRCLCQRGAEVTVVPWDHTLDSQEYEGVFLSNGPGDPASYPSVVSTLSRVISEPNPRPVFGICLGHQLLALAIGAKTYKMRYGNRGHNQPCLLVGSGRCFLTSQNHGFAVETDSLPAGWLPLFTNANDRSNEGIVHDTLPFFSVQFHPEHQAGPSDMELLFDIFLETVKEATAGNPGSWTVRERLIERLCPPGIPTPGSGLPPPRKVLILGSGGLSIGQAGEFDYSGSQAIKALKEENIQTLLINPNIATVQTSQGLADKVYFLPITPHYVTQVIRNERPDGILLTFGGQTALNCGVELTKAGVLARYGVRVLGTPVETIELTEDRRAFASRMAEIGEHVAPSEAASSLEQAQAAAERLGYPVLVRAAFALGGLGSGFASNRDELSALVAPAFAHTSQVLVDKSLKGWKEIEYEVVRDAYGNCVTVCNMENLDPLGIHTGESIVVAPSQTLNDREYQLLRQTAIKVTQHLGIVGECNVQYALNPESEQYYIIEVNARLSRSSALASKATGYPLAYVAAKLALGIPLPELRNSVTGGTAAFEPSLDYCVVKIPRWDLSKFLRVSTKIGSCMKSVGEVMGIGRSFEEAFQKALRMVDENCVGFDHTVKPVSDMELETPTDKRIFVVAAALWAGYSVERLYQLTRIDRWFLHRMKRIIAHAQLLEQHRGQPLPPDLLHQAKRLGFSDKQIALAVLSTELAVRKLRQELGICPAVKQIDTVAAEWPAQTNYLYLTYWGTTHDLTFRTPHVLVLGSGVYRIGSSVEFDWCAVGCIRQLRKMGYKTIMVNYNPETVSTDYDMCDRLYFDEISFEVVMDIYELENPEGVILSMGGQLPNNMAMALHRQQCRVLGTSPEAIDSAENRFKFSRLLDTIGISQPQWRELSDLESARQFCQTVGYPCVVRPSYVLSGAAMNVAYTDGDLERFLSSAAAVSKEHPVVISKFIQEAKEIDVDAVARDGVVAAIAISEHVENAGVHSGDATLVTPPQDITAKTLERIKAIVHAVGQELQVTGPFNLQLIAKDDQLKVIECNVRVSRSFPFVSKTLGVDLVALATRVIMGEEVEPVGLMTGSGVVGVKVPQFSFSRLAGADVVLGVEMTSTGEVAGFGESRCEAYLKAMLSTGFKIPKKNILLTIGSYKNKSELLPTVRLLESLGYSLYASLGTADFYTEHGVKVTAVDWHFEEAVDGECPPQRSILEQLAENHFELVINLSMRGAGGRRLSSFVTKGYRTRRLAADFSVPLIIDIKCTKLFVEALGQIGPAPPLKVHVDCMTSQKLVRLPGLIDIHVHLREPGGTHKEDFASGTAAALAGGITMVCAMPNTRPPIIDAPALALAQKLAEAGARCDFTLFLGASSENAGTLGAVAGSAAGLKLYLNETFSELRLDNVAQWMEHFETWPSHLPIVAHAERQNVAAILMVAQLTQRSVHICHVARKEEILLIKAAKARGLPVTCEVAPHHLFLSCDDLERLGPGKGEVRPELGSRQDVEALWENMAVIDCFASDHAPHTLEEKCGPRPPPGFPGLETMLPLLLTAVSEGRLSLDDLLQRLHHNPRRIFHLPPQEDTYVEVDLEHEWTIPGHMPFSKAHWTPFEGQKVKGTVRRVVLRGEVAYIDGQVLVPPGYGQDVRKWPQGTVPQLAPPAPAASEITTTPERPRRAVPGLPDGRFHLPPRIHRASDPGLPAVFLRPGAGIPRGSRTWAEEPKEKSSRKAAEPELMGTLDGTCYPPPPVPRQASPQNLGTPGLLHPQTSPLLHSLVGQHILSVQQFTKDQMSHLFNVAHTLRMMVQKERSLDILKGKVMASMFYEVSTRTSSSFAAAMARLGGAVLSFSEATSSVQKGESLADSVQTMSCYADVVVLRHPQPGAVELAAKHCRRPVINAGDGVGEHPTQALLDIFTIREELGTVNGMTITMVGDLKHGRTVHSLACLLTQYRVSLRYVAPPSLRMPSNVRAFVAARGTKQEEFESIEEALPDTDVLYMTRIQKERFESSQEYEACFGQFILTPHIMTRAKKKMVVMHPMPRVNEISVEVDSDPRAAYFRQAENGMYIRMALLATVLGRF